The Brassica oleracea var. oleracea cultivar TO1000 chromosome C6, BOL, whole genome shotgun sequence genomic interval TCTAGTCCTTGTTCTTCTTCTTCGTCGTCGTCTCTGCTGACATTTGAGACCTCGTCGTCGTCGTCGTCGTCTGAGGAGGGTTGAGGAGGATCTTTCTTTAGGCCTATGCTGCCGATTACATTCGACGCAAAGCTCCACATTGTTTCGACAAATTGGAAGATACTGTGCCAAACGTTACCCAGCAAAGGAGAATCTTTGAGGAACAGTCATCATTTCAAGAACCTGGCGAACAGTAAAAAAGATCAGATTTTTATGAATAAATTTGAATAATCTATCTCAACAGATTAACAAAATTAAATAAAGATAGATTCAGAATACGCAATCAGATCAAAAAGAGCAATCTTGGTTTTAAAAATTGGATCTTTATGTTCCCTAACAGATGAAAACTCACGGAGATTGAGATTTTGGTTTACCGTTAAAGTCTAAAATGCAGATGCAGGCGATTCATCGAAGAAGTGGAGATCGAGACGAAGAAGAAAAGCCTTTCTCTCTCTCTATCTCCCTCGTTGTTCCGCCGTGCTGCTTTATTGTCTGTTTTTAGTTGGCACAAAACGCAGAAGAAGGTGACGGAGCAAAAAGGAAGAAACGGTGACGTTTCGAGACTACCCTTTTATTCCTTTTAGTTTAGCGTACTGACAAATTTGCACGTGCCATTGACAGCCTCATCAGTGTCGACGACACCTTCTGGCTAAGAGAGGGGGTTAGATAGAGCTGCTGAGGTATATTCGCGTGAACGACAACTCAAAATTCGTATATGTTTTATTTTTCTTTTTAATTATTTTGACACCCACCACCACCAGTCCTTAAGTTTGATGTTTTCGCAACCTCATCATCATCATCATCATCATCCATCCATCCATCGATCACACACAGTTTTGTATATTATTATGAATCTTCTTTCTCCTCGTAAGTAGAATTTGGGGATTTAGGGTTCGTTTTGTGATCGAATTTTTTCAGGTAAAGACCCTGTCTTTCAATCCTCATATCTGTCAAATCTTAAATCTTTGTGAGAAAGCTCAACGATTTCGATTAGAATTCTCCTCAGTCATCTAAAGTTTGTATCTTTTTTCACTTGTGATGTTGTTTTTATTCTACACTTGCTGAATTGGATTGGATTGGTTTCAGTTGTGAATGCGTTAGTACAATCTCTTTATTTAATATTCGATGATTTCGCTTAATGTATGATGATAATTGTTTATTCTAGCAATGAAATTTATCAGCTTTTATGTCCTCTTTCTAGGGAGCGTCGAGAAGGTAGTGGTTTTTGCTCTGATCTGCGATGATGTATCAGGCCGTTCCCACGGCAACAACCTCTCGCGGTGGGATTCCAACGGAGAGCGGTGATTATGTTGTGACCTTGGATCAGGTTCCAAGATGGAGTGATGTTGAGCAGAGGTCTTCGTCCCTCGAGGGTGGTGAAGCAGGTGATCCATCGCATTCTAATCCTCGCTATGCAAACCCTTTGGCTTCTTCGTCTTCTGAAGCAGGGAGCAGCGGGAATGGGATGGTTTCTAAGTTTCCTGTGGATCACGAGATTAACTCCAGGATCTACCTTTGGAGAGGGGAACCGTGGAACCTTGAGGTTGACGCTGTTGTCAACTCTACAAATGAGGTAACCTTTGCTTGTGGGTAGTCAAGTAAATTGCTCTTTATGTGCCTTGTTTGATATGGTTGACTTTTCTTGGAATTGGGAGGACAGAACTTGGATGAGGCACATAGCAGTCCTGGTCTACATGCGGCTGCTGGACCTGGTCTTGCAGAACAATGCGCTACATTGGTACATAACTCTTTCCTCCTCTATTTTCTAGAACATAGTCTTATAGAATTTGTTAGCACAAGATTATTTCTTTCTTGCTTGACAGGGTGGATGCAGGACAGGGATGGCGAAAGTAACAAATGCATATGATCTACCTGCCAGGTAATTGGTGATGGAGAAGATTGTTTATGATAATAGAGCTCTTCCATTGTTATGTTAGTTACACCTTTTTCACGCTATTGGCATGTTATCTCTTAAGGAAGAAGCATTCTGTGTGGCTTGTATCTTGCCTGTAGAATCTTTTTGTCAATCTCTTAATCCGCAACTTCAAGAAATGTTTTTTCTTTTCTGGTTTCTTGTTCAGGAGGGTTATCCATACAGTAGGACCCAAGTATGCAGTAAAGTATCATACAGCTGCTGAAAATGCTTTAAGTCACTGCTATAGATCTTGCCTAGAGCTTCTCATAGATAATGGGCTTCAAAGGTATGCGAAGTGAACTTCCTTATTTTGTTTACAACAATCAGATTCTTTAGTACGTAAGAACTCGATTTTTGGTTTACAGTATTGCTACGGACTGTATATACACAGAAGCCAAAAACTATCCCAGAGAACCAGCTGCTCATGTTTCCATAAGTAAGACAGTTCTTAAACAGTCTCTTTGTTTTCGATAACTGGCTTTGATGTTTACAAATCGTGTGTTGTGTTCCAGGAACTGTTCGTCGCTTTCTTGAGAAGCATAAAGATAAAATCAGTGCCGTTGTTTTCTGTACCACCACATCCTCTGATACCGAGATATACAAAAGGTCGATATGCTCTCTTTCTGTTAATTGTTGCTTTGAGAATCATTCGCATTAAGACCGCAATAGCTTATAGTTATGTAATGCAGAAGTAATGTAACCATTGCTTAAAATTTGAGTCTTTAAAATATAGATTACTTCCACTTTACTTTCCTCGTGATGAGCACGAGGAGGAGGTTGCCATCTCAAAGCTCCCTGCTGATGTTGGGGATGAAAATGGTGAGACTGTTATAGACGAACGTAAAATCAGAATACAGGCATTGCCAAATAAACCTCTGGACAGGTCTTTTCCAGCTCTAGTCCAGCGCTCTTCCACTGATCTTGCTTTGGTACGAAGGTTGGTGAACTCTGACTGCTTCACTCTTTGCATCTTGCTTTGTCTGTCTCCTGTCTTTGCACTTTGTTGACTGATGCACGTATGATTTTCAGGAACTCAAATCATCTTGATTCGTATTTGGATCCCACATTCATGTCTTTGATTAAAGATCCAGATGAAAGGCGCCAAGAACAGTGGGAGAAGACTGCACAAGCACAGAGTGGATTCAATTTTGTCAAGTTACTAGGGTTTGGTGATCTTGGGGGACCCCCTCTCTCTGCTGCAGAGGAATACTCACTTCATTCGAGATACCTAGCAAAAGCTAATTCTCTCAACCTTTCGGAAATTGCAGAGATGAAAATTGTGTATGACTTCTCTCTCTCTCTCTCTCTCTCTCTCTCAGACTTTGCCTACATAAGTTCGCTTCTTATGTCCTTGAGGTAGCCAATGACTTACATAGATATTGACAAAGGCCTGTCTGTTTTCTTTATTCAGGTACCGTGGTGGTGTTGACACCGAGGGTCATCCTGTAATGGTGGTTGTTGGAGCTCACTTTTTGCTGCGATGTCTTGATCTGGAGCGTTTTGTGCTTTATGTTGTAAAGGTAAACCCAATCACATTGCCTCGATGGTCCTTCCTTCTTTTGGATACTCCATTGTATTGATCTTCTTTGACTTTATTTGGTGTTTGACTATGCTGCAATTGGTTACAGGAATTTGAACCTTTGATACAGAAGCCTTACTCGATTGTCTATTTTCATTCTGCAGCATCTTTACAAGTGTAAGTTCATTCTTTATCTTGTTTAGTCGGAAAAGATCCTTATGCTTCAATAACATTCTTTGCCATGTAAATAAACAGCCAACCAGATTTGGGATGGATGAAAAGATTACAACAGATACTTGGCCGCAAACACCAGCGCAACCTTCAGGTATAAAACTGCACATACTCAAACTCTCATTTGGGGAAGGGTTCCTCCTTGTCCTAATCTTCATCCTCTCTGTTTCCTCCAGGCAATCTATGTTCTTCATCCAACTTTACAGTTGAAGGCGACAATCTTAGCAATGCAAATGTTCGTGAACAATGTGGTAAAACTCCTAATCTATCTCAAAGTCTCAGCCTTTCCCCCCCCCCAAGAGTCAAAATCTTTCTTATAACTTGCCTCTATTTTCCGATAAAGGTATGGAAGAAAGTTGTATATGCAGACCGGCTTCTGCAGCTATTCAAATACGTTCCTCGTGAGCAGCTGACAATCCCAGACTTTGTTTTCCAGTTAAGTTCACTTTACTCTTCACTCTCTAAAAAGTGTTCTTCGGTTACTGAGTGTTGTGTGAAAAATTGGCAGGCATGATCTTGAAGTCAACGGAGGAAAAGGTCTTATCGTTGACCCAAGAACCAAATATGTCTATCAACGTCCATGAACCATCCCCAAAGGGTGAAAAAAATCATCAAGACATTTACTTATGTGTCCGCTGTCTTTTTGTGCAATATTTGTTTATTCTTTCATGTTTGATCTAAAGACTTTTAAAGCTTTACCCTTTTGTGTTGATGTCGGGAGCAAAACAAAACCCTCTCTTTAGCTTTTTAATGTAATCTATGTCTGAATCTTGTTAATATTTATAGTTCTCCTTTCTCTTCGCTAGTGTGAATGTTAAGATGACGCAGTACATGCCATTGTTCAGATCATGCTCGAGTTTACGAACACTATCCCAACTCCACGCTCACCTCCTCGTCACCGGCCGTGTCCGTCACGACCCTCTTCCCGTAACAAAGCTCATCGAGTCCTACACTCACATGGGCTCTCCCCACTCGTCGAGACTCGTCTTCGAGTCCTTCCCTTACCCTGACTCCTTCATGTACGGTGTCCTCATCAAATGCAACGTCTGGTGCCACTTGTTCGACGCAGCCATTGATCTTTACCACAGGTTGGTTTCGGAGAAGACGCAGATCAGCAAGTTCGTGTTCCCATCTGTCTTGAGAGCTTGTGCTGGCTCGAGAGAGCGTTTAGGTGTGGGTAAGAAAGTCCACGGGAGGATTGTTAAGAGCGGTGTAGACGGCGACGATGTGATAGAGACGTCTCTGTTGTGCATGTATGGTCAGACTGGGAATTTAAGCGATGCGGAGAAGGTATTCGACGGAATGTCTGTGAGGGATATCGTGGCTTGGAGTACCCTTGTTTCTAGCTGTTTGGAGAATGGTGAGGTGGTGGAGGCGTTGCGGGTGTTTAAGTGTATGGTTGATGATGATGGTGTGGAGCCGGATGCTGTGACGATGATTAGCGTGGTTGAAGGATGTGGTGAGCTTGGATGCTTGAGGACGGCCAAGTCAGTTCATGGAATGATAACGAGGAAGATGTTTGATTTTGATGAAACGTTATGCAACTCTCTGCTTTCTATGTATAGTAAGTGTGGGGACTTGCTTAGCGCGGAGAGAGTATTTGAGATGATCGTTAATAAGAGTGCTGTTTCATGGACTGCTGTTATCTCTAGTTACAACCGCGGCGGGTTCTATGAGAAGGCGTTGAGAAGTTTCAGTGAGATGTTAGAGTATGGTGTTGAGCCGAATTTGGTTACACTTTATAGTGTTTTGAGCTCTTGTGGACTGTTAAAGTTGGTTAGAGAAGGCAAGTCTGTCCATGGTTTTGCAGTTAGACGAGAGCTAGATCCGAACTACGAGTCTCTTTCTCCTGCCTTAGTCGAGCTGTACGCTGAATGCGGGAAGTTAACCGACTCCGAGGCGGTTTTACATGTGGTTGGTGATAGAAATATTGTGTCGTGGAACTCTCTTATCTCTCTATACGCAAACAAAGGTATGGAGATCGAGGCGTTGTCCTTGTTTAGACAGATGGTGACTCGGCGGATGAGACCTGACTCGTTCACTTTAGCAAGCTCAATCTCATCGTGCGTGAGTGATGGTTTAGTCCGGCTAGGGAAACAGATTCACGGACATGTTGCAAGGACGGATGTTTCTGACGAGTTTGTGCATAACTCGATGATAGACATGTACTCTAAAAACGGACTTATGGATTCAGCATGTGTGGTGTTTGGTCAAATCAAAGAGAGGAGCGTTGTGACGTGGAACTCGATGCTCTGCGGTTTTTCTCAGAATGGTAACTCCTTAGAGGCGATTAACCTCTTCGACTATATGTATAGCAACTGTCTCGAGATTAATGAAGTTACATTCTTGGCGGTTATCCAAGCTTGCTCAAGCATAGGTTCACTGGAGAAAGGCAAATGGGTTCACCACAAGCTTATTCTTTGTGGTGTAAAAGATCTTTTCACTGAGACAGCTCTAATTGACATGTATGCTAAATGTGGAGATCTCAACGCAGCTGAAACCCTTTTCAAGGCCATGTTGAATAAGAGCATTGTGTCTTGGAGTAGTATGATCAACGCCTACGGAATGCACGGACGCATCGGCTCAGCCGTATCTACATTCAACCAGATGGTGGAATCAGGAACTAAACCTAACGAAGTTGTTTTCATGAACGTTCTCTCTGCTTGTGGTCACTCTGGTTCAGTGAAAGAAGGTAAACTCTACTTCAACTTGATGAAAAGCTTCGGCATCTCACCGAACTCGGAGCATTTCGCATGTTTCATCGACCTTTTGAGCCGTTCCGGTGATCTCAAAGAGGCATATAGAACCATCAAGGAGATGCCGTTCTTAGCTGATGCTAGCGTTTGGGGTTCTCTGGTCAATGGTTGCAGAATCCATCAGAGAATGGACATCATCAAAGCCATAAAGAAAGATCTTTCGGAGATAGTAACCGACGACACGGGCTATTACACTCTCTTGTCCAATATATATGCTGAAGAAGGCGAATGGGAAGAGTTCAGGAGAATGAGATCGGCTATGAAGAGTTTGCGTCTTAAGAAAGTTCCTGGCTACAGCTTGATAGAGATTGATCAAAGAGTTTACAGGTTTGGAGCTGGTGAAGAGCCCTGTTTTGGAACAGAGGAAATCTACAGGTGTCTTCGGAATCTACAGAATGCAACTCTTGAAGTAGAGTATTTACAGACTAATGAATGAAAGACATCTTAGAGCCATGTAGGAAACAGAGAAGCAGATTTTGTAATAACCAACCATTCTAATATAACACAACCATGTAATTCTTTTTCTGTAGCCCTTGTAAGAGAGGACAAGATATACAAAGGGCAACCAATACCCACAAACATGGGGTTGATTGAGAGTATAATAAAACATCTGTCTGTCTTCTTCAATGCTGAATCAGTTTCTCTGTTTTTTTTTTCTCCCTCTATAGTTTTTTTTATTTCATGAAAAACTTATGTTAAGACCACAGTTGGTGGAGTACTACCTGCAGGGCATCTTTGTCTCCTTGGTCTTCTGGTTGCGTTTCCCCACCCGGTAAGGCTCCTATCTTCAAGTCCCACCATTTGTACATTACTGTTATCTATTGGCCCCTCCAAAGAAGAACAAACCGGAGCTCCGTTGACGTTGCTGATCATTCGTTTCCTTCCTCGGCTAGACCCACCTCGGTTTGAGCTTCTTCTAGCCACTCCTGAGTTCCAGCTGCAGCCTGTGGCTTTCATAAGTCCCTCAAACATTTGAAGATCTTCGGTTACTTCGAGCCTAGACAGAGAAGCAAGTCCAGGGAGAACATCCCTTTGGAAATCCCTTCTTGGTCTTCCTCGTCTTGCTTGTCCTCTCCTTGGCCTGTTGATGCCTACAGAATCCGTCCCGTCAAATTTCAGATGTTCAGGGACTAAAGGCGTTGGCATGTAGTCTTCTTCTTTGGTTAGAGGTAAGTTCAGAGTCATTGCCTCGAAGTAATCAAACTCCCCTGAAGAACACTCCTCACGGCAGGCTTCTAAACAAGCATCAAGCCTCTTTTCTAAATCACTGCCACAAGAAGCTATTGTGTTCACAAACCAAGAGAGCGGGTCTTTAGCAGCCGCATCAGTCGTAGAGGAAGCAGCTTCATCAGGATTATGAGACAGTGAGATGGTGACTATAGCTTCTGCTGCTCCCTTGATGAGTTCATCAAGAGTCTCTCCAGCTTCATCTCTCTTCTCTGGCGTTCTCTCCCCTTCTTCTTCACTCTCAAGAGCCGGGGGAGCTTCCAAATCTATTAAAGGAGTTGCTCTTGTTTCCATTCTTGGTTTGGAACACAAGCCGGAACTTTCATCCTCGTTAGCACATATATTCAAGTCAATGTAGTTCCTGTTAGTGGCAGCTTTTTTACTTTCAACATCTTCAGCAACCGAGGCGTCACATGGCAAGTTGATGTCGAAGTTTCTATTCACCAAAGTGTTTGCTTCCTTGAGAGACACAGAAGAAGGGGTAAGGGAAGAGTTGCACTCCCAAATAGAACGCTTCTGAGAGATTGAGTATCCAAGAATCTTTCCATTACTCAGTGAACTGGCCATTTCAGCCCGTCCCAAACCGTTGTGAGGAGATGCATTACTCGAGCCATCAGCAGAAGCATTCAGATCAAAACCGCCATTGGTTAGTCCGTTTTGGTTAAGGGGCTTAGGTTTTAACCAGGGCAACCCAGCAGAGCATTCCTGTCTTTTTGGTCCTTGAAGACTTTCAAAACTCTGATGCTTCAAAGAACCATTTGTAACATTCCGGCCATTGTTAAGATGGTTAAGGTTACTCGGTGGTACACTAAACGCAGTTTCCTTCGACGCTGAAGAGAACCCTTGGTAAACCCCTTCAAAGCCGCCACGTCCTCTCATCTCAGAACTTGAATCTGCTGCTCTTCCTTGTGCACTATAACTCAAGAACGGATTCGTTTGAAACGGCAAAGGTTTCTGAACTGAGCCGTTACTCCGGTTTGAAATCCAATGGCTCCAAGTTCTGCTAGGTTCAGGGCGGTAGCCACCATTAGTCAAGCTTGGAGCATTTGATGCCACACTTGATTCCACATAGCTATCATAGGAAACTTCAGGATTCCTTTGACGAGCTTCCCATTCGCCGGATAACAACCTCCTCTGATCAGTTGAAGGAGGATAGCCAAATGCATGGTTAGCAAGAACTTGTACTGGCTGTGAAGGCACACATAAGTTCTCTCTTGGAATGCCTTTTCCACGCCCTGTAAAGTGCAGCCATAGAAATACATCAGAGACTAGAAGATATACACATTAAGTGAAGAAGTGCCACTTAAAGGAAGAATCTCACCTGCTTCTAGAACCATCCATCCGTTTTGACTAGTATTCGTTTCCAACCACTGGCGTTGCGCATGTACAATGTTTTTTCCATAAAGAGAGTATACATCCCTGGAAGAAAGACCGTGAACTGATGATTCTTGGCACTGGACAGGCTCGTTCAAGTCAGTTAACCCATTTGGGTTCTTCATAACCGAAGAAGAACCGTTCAGATGAGAAGCATTGTTGCCTCTTCCAACTTCTTGAGGACAATCTGCATCGTCAAGATACTCATCCGGCGGGAGTTGAAGATCAATCATTCTTCT includes:
- the LOC106299909 gene encoding uncharacterized protein LOC106299909 is translated as MVHRESFLSSMRDLSQDSNTCSRSGDNKNLQYNQNGFSMRAPPPEEAYLGHERDFLKQTMLQHEAVFKNQVHELHRLYRTQKSLMDEVKGNNNQSERTPESAIKRDLPEFLLGKPVCGGGEGSSSQACNNAPIANGVSSKDDDEVRPVKVRRRMIDLQLPPDEYLDDADCPQEVGRGNNASHLNGSSSVMKNPNGLTDLNEPVQCQESSVHGLSSRDVYSLYGKNIVHAQRQWLETNTSQNGWMVLEAGRGKGIPRENLCVPSQPVQVLANHAFGYPPSTDQRRLLSGEWEARQRNPEVSYDSYVESSVASNAPSLTNGGYRPEPSRTWSHWISNRSNGSVQKPLPFQTNPFLSYSAQGRAADSSSEMRGRGGFEGVYQGFSSASKETAFSVPPSNLNHLNNGRNVTNGSLKHQSFESLQGPKRQECSAGLPWLKPKPLNQNGLTNGGFDLNASADGSSNASPHNGLGRAEMASSLSNGKILGYSISQKRSIWECNSSLTPSSVSLKEANTLVNRNFDINLPCDASVAEDVESKKAATNRNYIDLNICANEDESSGLCSKPRMETRATPLIDLEAPPALESEEEGERTPEKRDEAGETLDELIKGAAEAIVTISLSHNPDEAASSTTDAAAKDPLSWFVNTIASCGSDLEKRLDACLEACREECSSGEFDYFEAMTLNLPLTKEEDYMPTPLVPEHLKFDGTDSVGINRPRRGQARRGRPRRDFQRDVLPGLASLSRLEVTEDLQMFEGLMKATGCSWNSGVARRSSNRGGSSRGRKRMISNVNGAPVCSSLEGPIDNSNVQMVGLEDRSLTGWGNATRRPRRQRCPAGSTPPTVVLT
- the LOC106299911 gene encoding protein GDAP2 homolog isoform X2 — protein: MMYQAVPTATTSRGGIPTESGDYVVTLDQVPRWSDVEQRSSSLEGGEAGDPSHSNPRYANPLASSSSEAGSSGNGMVSKFPVDHEINSRIYLWRGEPWNLEVDAVVNSTNENLDEAHSSPGLHAAAGPGLAEQCATLGGCRTGMAKVTNAYDLPARRVIHTVGPKYAVKYHTAAENALSHCYRSCLELLIDNGLQSIATDCIYTEAKNYPREPAAHVSIRTVRRFLEKHKDKISAVVFCTTTSSDTEIYKRLLPLYFPRDEHEEEVAISKLPADVGDENGETVIDERKIRIQALPNKPLDRSFPALVQRSSTDLALVRRNSNHLDSYLDPTFMSLIKDPDERRQEQWEKTAQAQSGFNFVKLLGFGDLGGPPLSAAEEYSLHSRYLAKANSLNLSEIAEMKIVYRGGVDTEGHPVMVVVGAHFLLRCLDLERFVLYVVKEFEPLIQKPYSIVYFHSAASLQVQPDLGWMKRLQQILGRKHQRNLQAIYVLHPTLQLKATILAMQMFVNNVVWKKVVYADRLLQLFKYVPREQLTIPDFVFQHDLEVNGGKGLIVDPRTKYVYQRP
- the LOC106299911 gene encoding protein GDAP2 homolog isoform X1 encodes the protein MMYQAVPTATTSRGGIPTESGDYVVTLDQVPRWSDVEQRSSSLEGGEAGDPSHSNPRYANPLASSSSEAGSSGNGMVSKFPVDHEINSRIYLWRGEPWNLEVDAVVNSTNENLDEAHSSPGLHAAAGPGLAEQCATLGGCRTGMAKVTNAYDLPARRVIHTVGPKYAVKYHTAAENALSHCYRSCLELLIDNGLQSIATDCIYTEAKNYPREPAAHVSIRTVRRFLEKHKDKISAVVFCTTTSSDTEIYKRLLPLYFPRDEHEEEVAISKLPADVGDENGETVIDERKIRIQALPNKPLDRSFPALVQRSSTDLALVRRNSNHLDSYLDPTFMSLIKDPDERRQEQWEKTAQAQSGFNFVKLLGFGDLGGPPLSAAEEYSLHSRYLAKANSLNLSEIAEMKIVYRGGVDTEGHPVMVVVGAHFLLRCLDLERFVLYVVKEFEPLIQKPYSIVYFHSAASLQVQPDLGWMKRLQQILGRKHQRNLQAIYVLHPTLQLKATILAMQMFVNNVVWKKVVYADRLLQLFKYVPREQLTIPDFVFQLSSLYSSLSKKCSSVTECCVKNWQA
- the LOC106299910 gene encoding putative pentatricopeptide repeat-containing protein At1g69350, mitochondrial, producing the protein MTQYMPLFRSCSSLRTLSQLHAHLLVTGRVRHDPLPVTKLIESYTHMGSPHSSRLVFESFPYPDSFMYGVLIKCNVWCHLFDAAIDLYHRLVSEKTQISKFVFPSVLRACAGSRERLGVGKKVHGRIVKSGVDGDDVIETSLLCMYGQTGNLSDAEKVFDGMSVRDIVAWSTLVSSCLENGEVVEALRVFKCMVDDDGVEPDAVTMISVVEGCGELGCLRTAKSVHGMITRKMFDFDETLCNSLLSMYSKCGDLLSAERVFEMIVNKSAVSWTAVISSYNRGGFYEKALRSFSEMLEYGVEPNLVTLYSVLSSCGLLKLVREGKSVHGFAVRRELDPNYESLSPALVELYAECGKLTDSEAVLHVVGDRNIVSWNSLISLYANKGMEIEALSLFRQMVTRRMRPDSFTLASSISSCVSDGLVRLGKQIHGHVARTDVSDEFVHNSMIDMYSKNGLMDSACVVFGQIKERSVVTWNSMLCGFSQNGNSLEAINLFDYMYSNCLEINEVTFLAVIQACSSIGSLEKGKWVHHKLILCGVKDLFTETALIDMYAKCGDLNAAETLFKAMLNKSIVSWSSMINAYGMHGRIGSAVSTFNQMVESGTKPNEVVFMNVLSACGHSGSVKEGKLYFNLMKSFGISPNSEHFACFIDLLSRSGDLKEAYRTIKEMPFLADASVWGSLVNGCRIHQRMDIIKAIKKDLSEIVTDDTGYYTLLSNIYAEEGEWEEFRRMRSAMKSLRLKKVPGYSLIEIDQRVYRFGAGEEPCFGTEEIYRCLRNLQNATLEVEYLQTNE